One window from the genome of Cucumis melo cultivar AY chromosome 10, USDA_Cmelo_AY_1.0, whole genome shotgun sequence encodes:
- the LOC103500207 gene encoding glucan endo-1,3-beta-glucosidase, with protein MSAATLPRLSAAIFLLLQISTTVFAIGVNYGTLGNNLRPPAEVVNFLKTKTKIDRVKIFDTNPDILRAFAGSGILVTVTVGNGEIPALGNLAFARAWVAEHIAPFHPQTRIHYIAVGNEIIHSNDKPLIARLVPAMRSLHRALVLAGIWDIKVTSPHSLGILSISEPPSMGRFRRGYDRAIFGPMLQFLRETKAPFMVNPYPYFGYSPKMANYVLFKPNRGIYDKYTRITYTNMFDSMMDAIYSAMKKLGYADIKIVIGETGWPTNCDYIACSPDNAATFNRNLVWHVNSGKGTPLMPNRKFETYLFGLFNENLKPGPTAERNWGLFQPDFTPVYNLPNIMLGGRGRRGRRPSPTPIAPSAKKWCVPRSGAAVEALQKNIDYVCSSKVDCRPIQAGGACFLPNDVRSHAAYVMNAYYQTSGRHDYNCDFGQTGVLTTVNPSHGGCVYVS; from the exons ATGTCCGCCGCCACGCTCCCCCGTCTCTCCGCGGCGATTTTCCTCCTTCTTCAAATTTCCACCACCGTCTTCGCCATCGGCGTCAACTACGGCACCCTAGGAAAcaacctccggccgccggcggagGTCGTGAACTTCCTCAAAACTAAAACCAAAATCGACCGCGTCAAGATCTTCGATACAAATCCGGATATACTAAGAGCCTTCGCCGGCAGCGGAATCCTGGTGACGGTGACGGTCGGCAACGGCGAGATCCCTGCTCTAGGGAATCTGGCATTCGCTCGGGCATGGGTAGCTGAACATATCGCGCCGTTTCACCCTCAGACGCGGATTCATTATATTGCTGTGGGAAATGAAATCATACATTCTAATGATAAGCCTCTGATCGCCCGTCTTGTTCCGGCCATGAGATCGCTCCACCGAGCTCTGGTTCTCGCCGGAATCTGGGACATTAAG GTCACATCCCCACATTCTTTAGGCATCCTCTCGATCTCAGAGCCACCAAGCATGGGACGGTTCAGGCGTGGGTACGATCGAGCCATATTCGGTCCAATGCTTCAATTCCTACGAGAAACCAAGGCCCCATTCATGGTGAACCCATATCCTTACTTTGGCTACTCACCAAAAATGGCTAATTATGTCTTATTCAAACCCAATCGTGGCATTTACGACAAGTACACCAGAATCACCTACACCAACATGTTCGATAGCATGATGGACGCCATCTACTCTGCCATGAAAAAACTAGGCTACGCCGACATTAAAATCGTCATCGGCGAAACTGGATGGCCCACAAATTGCGACTACATTGCTTGTAGCCCTGACAATGCTGCTACTTTTAATAGGAACTTGGTATGGCATGTCAATTCTGGGAAAGGAACGCCATTGATGCCGAACCGGAAATTTGAAACGTATTTGTTCGGTTTGTTTAATGAAAATCTTAAACCAGGTCCGACCGCCGAGCGCAATTGGGGTTTGTTTCAACCCGATTTTACTCCGGTTTATAATCTTCCTAACATCATGCTCGGCGGTCGAGGACGTCGCGGGAGGAGGCCGTCGCCTACACCGATAGCTCCGTCGGCGAAGAAATGGTGCGTTCCGAGATCCGGTGCGGCCGTTGAAGCTTTACAGAAGAACATTGACTACGTTTGCAGCTCGAAAGTCGACTGCCGTCCGATCCAAGCCGGCGGCGCGTGTTTTCTACCTAACGATGTCCGATCCCACGCCGCTTACGTCATGAATGCATATTATCAAACCTCCGGCCGCCACGATTACAACTGCGATTTTGGTCAAACCGGAGTTCTAACCACCGTCAATCCAA GTCACGGCGGTTGTGTATACGTGTCTTGA
- the LOC103500208 gene encoding uncharacterized protein LOC103500208 → MEIPEKKNNNKKQKHHHQSGAATPNPSLSDYSFKPSTAVKGLRFGGQFVVKSFTIRRAWPLEFLQLLSLPPRYDGGIHDDDGGNKRLPFNSTVAFVPTNFTILAHHAWHTLTLGLGTKKSKAILFVFATEALKAAAGRVWPAEIALGDVNRRLIRGLSGCEMARFKFRKGCLTFYIYAVREKGCFGFSAADDLKTILQAVVSLNDFLDHTAMLALPNQRNITYGGGSSFTTAPVAVVH, encoded by the coding sequence atggaaattccggagaagaaaaacaataacaaaaagcAAAAACACCACCACCAATCCGGCGCCGCCACTCCCAATCCATCCCTTTCCGATTACTCCTTCAAACCTTCCACCGCCGTCAAAGGCCTACGATTCGGCGGACAATTCGTCGTCAAATCCTTCACAATCCGCCGAGCCTGGCCTCTCGAATTTCTCCAACTCCTTTCTCTCCCACCGCGCTACGACGGCGGTATCCACGACGACGACGGCGGCAACAAACGACTTCCATTCAATTCCACGGTGGCGTTCGTTCCGACGAATTTCACGATTTTAGCGCATCACGCTTGGCACACGTTAACGCTCGGCCTTGGCACAAAGAAATCAAAAGCGATTCTGTTCGTGTTCGCGACAGAAGCTCTGAAGGCCGCCGCTGGTCGTGTGTGGCCGGCGGAAATTGCACTCGGCGATGTGAATCGACGGCTGATTCGAGGATTAAGCGGCTGCGAAATGGCTAGGTTTAAATTTAGAAAAGGATGTTTAACCTTTTACATCTATGCGGTCCGTGAAAAGGGGTGCTTCGGATTCTCCGCCGCCGATGATCTGAAAACGATTTTGCAGGCGGTAGTTTCGCTCAATGATTTTTTGGATCATACCGCCATGCTCGCCTTACCTAATCAGAGAAATATTACTTACGGCGGCGGAAGCAGCTTTACGACAGCGCCGGTCGCCGTTGTTCATTGA